A single region of the Streptomyces sp. NBC_00236 genome encodes:
- a CDS encoding GNAT family N-acetyltransferase: MSRSLPRPLAELPLRRLTRDDLVPCADLSEDRGWPRDEHRWSLLLSAGTAYGIDDPESKGLIATCVVTAYGPRMAAIGMLLVAGRHARKGVGRYMMRQVIESTGGVPLSLHATDAGRPLYEELGFLAVGRTERVSGPFRPLAEPDRLGTAGGPGTAAGAGLTVRPASAGDLQAILRLDADAFGLDRTHILVRLPAFADHLRVAEEDGELVGYGALWPSAESHVVGPLIARDTATAKLLVTSLAAATDRPLRADIDARHEELLDWFRECGLGSGPATTVMSLGSPEQPGQWTHRFAPLSVATG, from the coding sequence ATGTCCCGCTCACTGCCCCGCCCGCTCGCCGAACTGCCCCTACGGCGCCTCACCCGGGACGATCTGGTCCCGTGCGCCGATCTCAGCGAGGACCGCGGCTGGCCCCGCGATGAGCACCGGTGGAGTCTGCTGTTGTCTGCGGGCACGGCCTACGGCATCGACGATCCGGAGAGCAAGGGTCTGATCGCGACGTGCGTGGTGACCGCGTACGGCCCCCGCATGGCTGCCATCGGCATGCTGCTCGTCGCCGGACGCCACGCCCGGAAGGGGGTCGGGCGGTACATGATGCGGCAGGTGATCGAGTCGACCGGGGGCGTTCCCCTCAGCCTCCACGCGACGGATGCGGGTCGGCCGCTCTACGAAGAGCTCGGATTCCTGGCTGTGGGGCGGACCGAGCGGGTGAGCGGCCCCTTCCGGCCCCTCGCGGAGCCGGACCGTCTCGGCACGGCGGGTGGCCCGGGCACGGCAGCCGGTGCGGGCCTGACGGTTCGCCCGGCCTCAGCGGGAGATCTGCAGGCCATACTCCGCCTGGACGCGGACGCCTTCGGCCTCGACCGGACGCACATCCTGGTCCGCCTCCCGGCCTTCGCCGACCATCTGCGGGTGGCCGAGGAGGACGGGGAGCTGGTCGGCTACGGCGCACTGTGGCCCAGCGCGGAGAGCCATGTGGTCGGTCCGCTGATCGCGCGGGACACCGCCACCGCGAAGCTGCTCGTGACCTCACTGGCCGCGGCGACGGACCGGCCGCTCCGTGCGGACATCGACGCCCGCCACGAGGAATTGCTGGACTGGTTCAGGGAGTGCGGGCTGGGGTCCGGACCGGCCACCACGGTGATGAGCCTCGGGAGCCCTGAACAGCCGGGACAATGGACACACCGCTTCGCGCCGCTGAGCGTGGCGACGGGCTGA
- a CDS encoding DUF2269 domain-containing protein has translation MKPLKRRSRRSLLVAHVSVSVSWLGLTVGLLTLAITAFATGDPVTAQAATRAMKIFGDWLVVPVALATLLSGLVLSLGTPWGLARHRWVWTKFWLTLVTTGLTVFSLRPGINEAAERGAVDISLVVAPSVATAAYLFMTAISVLKPWGPTRRGRRLRVSSRSVKAVDERSLRRTA, from the coding sequence GTGAAACCACTCAAGCGCCGCAGCCGCAGAAGCCTTCTCGTCGCCCATGTATCGGTATCCGTCAGTTGGCTCGGCCTCACCGTCGGCCTGTTGACTCTCGCCATCACAGCGTTCGCGACCGGCGATCCGGTCACCGCCCAGGCCGCCACACGGGCCATGAAGATCTTCGGCGACTGGCTGGTCGTCCCGGTCGCCCTGGCCACCCTGCTCAGCGGCCTGGTCCTGTCACTCGGCACCCCCTGGGGGCTGGCCAGACACCGCTGGGTCTGGACGAAGTTCTGGCTCACCCTGGTGACGACCGGACTGACGGTCTTCTCCTTGCGCCCCGGCATCAACGAAGCCGCGGAACGGGGAGCTGTCGACATCAGCCTGGTCGTCGCTCCCTCGGTGGCCACGGCGGCCTATCTCTTCATGACCGCGATCTCCGTGCTGAAGCCATGGGGGCCGACCCGGCGCGGCCGACGGCTGCGCGTCTCATCCAGATCTGTTAAAGCGGTGGACGAGCGATCACTGCGTCGGACAGCCTGA
- a CDS encoding NUDIX domain-containing protein, which produces MTERPVVKRTARAVLLDGNDLILIKRTKPGVDPYWLTPGGGVEPEDATVVEALHRELDEELGAKITDVVPCFVDTVEHIEGGGVKGVKVQHFFVCRLESMDLSLRHGPEIDDPCGEYDVVRVPFSRVGIAAVHLVPLSLRHYLDGNIEGVRAMHAPDLG; this is translated from the coding sequence ATGACCGAACGTCCTGTGGTCAAGCGCACCGCACGCGCCGTCCTGCTCGACGGCAATGACCTGATCCTCATCAAGCGCACCAAACCCGGGGTGGATCCGTACTGGCTCACGCCCGGCGGCGGGGTCGAGCCCGAGGACGCGACCGTCGTCGAGGCCCTGCACCGTGAACTGGACGAGGAACTCGGCGCCAAGATCACTGATGTGGTGCCCTGCTTCGTCGACACCGTGGAACACATCGAGGGCGGCGGCGTGAAGGGCGTCAAGGTCCAGCATTTCTTCGTCTGCCGTCTCGAATCCATGGACCTGTCCCTGCGTCACGGCCCCGAGATCGATGACCCCTGCGGGGAGTACGACGTCGTCCGGGTGCCCTTCAGCCGGGTCGGGATCGCTGCCGTGCACCTCGTACCGCTGTCGCTGAGGCACTACCTGGACGGCAACATCGAAGGTGTCCGGGCGATGCACGCGCCCGACCTGGGCTGA
- a CDS encoding LysR family transcriptional regulator, translating to MDLALLRTFVTVHRAGSFTRAAALLGLSQPAVTSQIRTLERQLGRPLFLRRARGVTPTTIGDELAHRAAPHLDALVEITETELDEESGVRTLHLAGPPEFTSLRALPALTPLIAQGLALRSSFSADTDETLDGLAAGHHDLAIVTARPRGGLLTAAPLCDEEHILVAAPRWAGRLGPGTLRRNGPVVLEQLPVVEVHESLPLVSRYWASVFDSRPAAAGAVITPDLRAVLECAVAGAGLAVLPRYLCEDALERGELVALLDPPVPPLRTYFLAARTGTLALPHLARAHEVLLRAAAAW from the coding sequence ATGGACCTGGCCCTGCTGCGCACCTTCGTCACCGTGCACCGCGCGGGCTCGTTCACCCGCGCCGCCGCGCTCCTCGGCCTCTCCCAGCCCGCCGTGACCTCGCAGATCCGCACCTTGGAACGGCAGCTGGGCCGCCCGCTCTTCCTCCGCCGGGCCCGCGGCGTGACACCCACCACCATCGGCGACGAACTCGCGCACCGGGCCGCTCCCCACCTGGACGCACTGGTCGAGATCACCGAGACCGAACTCGACGAGGAGTCGGGCGTGCGGACGCTCCATCTGGCGGGCCCGCCGGAGTTCACCTCGCTGCGGGCCCTGCCGGCGCTCACCCCGCTCATCGCCCAGGGGCTGGCACTGCGCAGCTCGTTCTCCGCCGACACCGACGAGACGCTCGACGGTCTGGCCGCCGGCCATCACGACCTGGCCATCGTGACGGCCCGGCCGCGCGGCGGCCTGCTGACCGCGGCCCCGCTCTGCGACGAGGAACACATCCTGGTCGCAGCACCACGGTGGGCGGGGCGTCTGGGGCCGGGAACGCTGCGGCGCAACGGCCCGGTGGTCCTGGAACAGCTGCCGGTGGTGGAGGTGCACGAGAGCCTGCCCCTCGTCTCCCGGTACTGGGCTTCGGTCTTCGACAGCAGGCCCGCGGCGGCGGGGGCCGTCATCACGCCCGATCTGCGGGCGGTCCTGGAATGCGCGGTGGCCGGGGCAGGGCTGGCCGTGCTGCCCCGGTACCTGTGCGAGGACGCGTTGGAGCGGGGCGAGCTGGTGGCGCTCCTCGATCCACCGGTGCCTCCTCTGCGCACGTACTTCCTGGCCGCACGGACCGGCACGCTCGCACTGCCGCATCTCGCACGGGCACACGAGGTACTGCTGCGTGCCGCGGCCGCCTGGTGA
- a CDS encoding cystathionine gamma-lyase, which yields MSAMGDGTRAVRAGLPEPQQYEPTLPGPVFAAHFHLSGEPTGPYTYGRDTNPTWTHLERAIGELEAPGENVETTVFASGMAAISAVLLSQVRTGDVVVLPDDGYQALPLVRAQLEAYGVEVRTAPTGGDAQLALLEGARLLWLETPSNPGLDVCDVRRLVEAAHAGGTLVAVDNTLATPLGQRPLELGADFSVASDTKGMTGHGDILLGHVTCRDSELAAGVRRWRKVVGAIPGPMEAWLAHRSLATLELRIERQCANALLLAETLAKHPEVSGLRYPGLPADPSYPNAVRQMRRFGSVVSFVLADRGTAERFLSALRLAEDATSFGGVRSTAERRARWGGDAVPEGFIRFSVGAENAADLVADVERALSEAVTGS from the coding sequence ATGAGCGCGATGGGCGACGGAACCCGGGCGGTACGTGCGGGTCTGCCGGAACCGCAGCAGTACGAGCCCACTCTCCCCGGTCCGGTCTTCGCGGCCCACTTCCACCTCTCCGGCGAGCCGACCGGGCCGTACACCTACGGCCGTGACACCAACCCGACCTGGACCCACCTGGAGCGGGCCATCGGCGAGCTCGAAGCGCCGGGCGAGAACGTCGAGACCACGGTCTTCGCATCCGGCATGGCTGCGATCTCCGCGGTCCTGCTGTCCCAGGTGCGCACCGGCGATGTCGTCGTGCTGCCGGACGACGGTTACCAGGCTCTCCCGCTGGTACGTGCGCAGCTGGAGGCCTACGGCGTCGAGGTGCGCACGGCTCCGACCGGAGGCGATGCCCAGCTGGCCCTTCTGGAAGGGGCGCGGCTGCTGTGGCTCGAGACCCCGTCGAACCCCGGGCTCGACGTATGTGACGTGCGCCGGCTCGTCGAGGCGGCGCACGCGGGCGGCACGCTCGTAGCCGTCGACAACACCCTCGCCACCCCGCTCGGCCAGCGCCCGCTGGAACTCGGCGCCGACTTCTCGGTGGCCAGCGACACCAAGGGCATGACCGGTCACGGCGACATCCTGCTGGGCCATGTGACCTGCCGGGATTCCGAGCTGGCAGCGGGGGTGCGGCGCTGGCGCAAGGTCGTGGGCGCCATCCCGGGGCCCATGGAGGCCTGGCTCGCACACCGCTCACTGGCCACGCTGGAGCTGCGGATCGAGCGGCAGTGCGCGAACGCCCTCCTGCTGGCCGAGACCCTCGCCAAGCACCCCGAGGTGAGCGGGCTGCGCTACCCCGGGCTGCCGGCCGACCCCTCGTATCCGAACGCGGTGCGGCAGATGCGGCGCTTCGGATCCGTGGTGTCGTTCGTGCTCGCGGACCGCGGCACGGCCGAGCGGTTCCTGTCGGCGCTGCGTCTCGCCGAGGACGCCACGAGCTTCGGCGGCGTGCGTTCCACCGCCGAACGCCGGGCCCGCTGGGGCGGCGACGCCGTGCCGGAAGGCTTCATCCGCTTCTCCGTCGGAGCCGAGAACGCCGCGGACCTGGTGGCCGACGTGGAGCGCGCGCTTTCCGAGGCCGTCACCGGGAGCTGA
- a CDS encoding phage holin family protein: protein MKNFVVKTIANAGALAVAIWLLHDITLTGGSTGRKVLTLIVVALIFGLVNFLVKPVVKLLTLPLFILTLGLITLVVNALMLLLTSWLADVLDLSFHVDGFWTAVLGGLIISIVSWALNVVLPDED, encoded by the coding sequence ATGAAGAATTTCGTAGTCAAGACGATCGCCAACGCGGGTGCGCTGGCCGTAGCCATCTGGCTGCTCCACGACATCACGCTGACCGGTGGCAGCACGGGCCGCAAGGTACTGACCCTGATCGTGGTCGCGCTGATCTTCGGGCTGGTCAACTTCCTGGTCAAGCCGGTGGTGAAGCTGCTCACGCTGCCACTCTTCATCCTCACCCTGGGGCTGATCACCCTCGTGGTGAACGCCCTGATGCTGCTGCTGACCTCGTGGCTGGCCGATGTGCTGGATCTGAGTTTCCATGTGGACGGCTTCTGGACCGCCGTCCTCGGCGGTCTGATCATTTCGATCGTGTCCTGGGCGCTGAACGTCGTCCTGCCCGACGAGGACTGA
- a CDS encoding cupin domain-containing protein produces the protein MKAFRLDELEAERAANDGAYLQFVRERNMSVGLYALDAGELDPQQPHNQDEVYFIVSGRASITVGMETTQVGRGSVVYVPAGTAHKFHHITEDLRVMVVFSPPEG, from the coding sequence ATGAAGGCATTCAGACTGGACGAACTGGAGGCGGAACGGGCCGCCAACGACGGCGCCTATCTCCAGTTCGTCCGCGAACGGAACATGTCTGTCGGTCTGTACGCACTGGACGCCGGTGAGCTCGACCCGCAGCAACCGCACAACCAGGACGAGGTCTACTTCATCGTCAGCGGGCGCGCTTCGATCACCGTGGGCATGGAAACGACGCAGGTGGGCAGAGGAAGTGTCGTGTATGTACCTGCCGGCACCGCCCACAAGTTCCATCACATCACGGAGGACCTGCGCGTGATGGTGGTCTTCTCGCCGCCCGAGGGCTGA
- a CDS encoding DUF5326 family protein → MREIFAGMPWWVKWIAVPVIAIVVFGGLIASIVGFVIGLLFKILLFVILIGGLVFVVRKFMSSSSSRGDW, encoded by the coding sequence GTGCGGGAGATATTCGCGGGAATGCCCTGGTGGGTGAAGTGGATCGCGGTGCCCGTCATCGCGATCGTCGTGTTCGGCGGTCTGATCGCCAGCATCGTCGGCTTCGTGATCGGTCTGCTGTTCAAGATCCTGCTCTTCGTGATCCTGATCGGCGGGCTCGTCTTCGTCGTGCGGAAGTTCATGTCGTCCTCCTCCTCGCGAGGCGACTGGTAA
- a CDS encoding IclR family transcriptional regulator, protein MTTASSTAVPTLIGSVQRALRLLEAVGTHRDGAPAKQLAREAGLPLPTAYHLLRTLTHEGYLRRENGVFLFGAAAERLVDDGALQNRRSRMTQSLGRWRDIIGAPVYCAVYRDGEIELVAVADTPAAPAVEEWAAFGETGHAHAIGQCLLSQLDEQAREDHLDRHPVRPLTRYSVRDRPALLERLRSIERTEPVIERQEYALGTVCAAIPIAAGFTAAAMAISVPLDQEERLLPAVERLRGEVASLLRSFVFSISI, encoded by the coding sequence TTGACCACGGCATCGAGTACCGCCGTTCCGACGCTGATCGGATCGGTGCAGCGGGCGTTGAGGCTGCTGGAGGCTGTGGGCACCCATCGCGACGGGGCACCGGCCAAACAGCTCGCACGGGAAGCGGGGCTTCCCCTTCCCACCGCCTACCACCTGCTGCGCACGCTGACCCATGAGGGATATCTGCGCAGGGAGAACGGCGTCTTCCTCTTCGGCGCCGCAGCGGAGCGGCTGGTGGACGACGGAGCGCTGCAGAATCGTCGCAGCAGAATGACCCAGTCCCTGGGGCGGTGGCGGGACATCATCGGTGCCCCGGTGTACTGCGCCGTGTACCGCGACGGCGAGATCGAGCTCGTCGCGGTCGCGGACACCCCGGCGGCGCCTGCGGTGGAGGAGTGGGCGGCCTTCGGTGAGACGGGGCACGCCCACGCGATCGGTCAGTGTCTGCTGAGCCAGCTCGACGAGCAGGCCCGCGAGGATCACCTGGACCGGCATCCGGTGCGCCCGCTGACGCGCTACTCCGTGCGCGATCGGCCGGCACTTCTTGAACGGCTGCGGTCGATCGAGCGCACGGAACCTGTCATCGAACGACAGGAGTACGCGCTCGGAACGGTCTGCGCGGCCATCCCGATCGCGGCCGGATTCACGGCCGCCGCGATGGCCATTTCGGTCCCCCTCGACCAGGAAGAACGGTTGCTCCCCGCAGTCGAACGACTACGTGGCGAAGTGGCCAGCCTCTTGCGTTCGTTCGTGTTCTCTATCAGTATCTGA
- a CDS encoding SsgA family sporulation/cell division regulator, producing MRESVQAEVMMSFLVSEELSFRIPVELRYEVCDPYAIRMTFHLPGDAPVTWAFGRELLLDGLNSPSGDGDVHIGPTEPEGLSDVHIRLQVGADRALFRAGTAPLVAFLDRTDKLVPLGQECTLGDFEGNLEEALGRILAEEQNAG from the coding sequence ATGCGCGAGTCGGTTCAAGCTGAGGTCATGATGAGCTTCCTCGTCTCCGAGGAGCTCTCTTTCCGTATCCCGGTGGAGCTCCGGTACGAAGTGTGCGATCCGTACGCGATCCGGATGACCTTCCATCTGCCCGGCGACGCCCCCGTCACCTGGGCTTTCGGCCGCGAGCTGCTGCTCGACGGTCTCAACAGCCCCAGCGGTGACGGCGATGTGCACATCGGGCCGACCGAGCCCGAAGGGCTGTCCGACGTTCACATCCGCCTCCAGGTGGGGGCCGACCGTGCGCTCTTCCGGGCCGGAACGGCGCCTCTCGTGGCGTTCCTCGACCGGACGGACAAGCTCGTGCCGCTCGGGCAGGAGTGCACGCTGGGTGACTTCGAGGGCAATCTGGAAGAGGCGCTGGGGCGGATTCTGGCCGAGGAACAGAACGCCGGCTGA
- a CDS encoding YibE/F family protein — protein sequence MTSPHNDPEPQGHQHTHSHSHGPAAPVSGHLRKVIAAVLIPFAAAVVVGLAVLWPGGAPAHERTGVGFDRQTQQGKVVNIDKVDCKDVNASQLPVSGETAPPTGEGGGGAALCKKATVEITSGQDKGRKFIEVVQPDAPRQLRDGQGVVVAYAPDAPHDLQYSVTDVNRKFPLMLLAGIFALVVVAVGRMRGVMALVALALSFAVLTLFILPAILQGSNPLVVAVVGASAIMLIALYICHGLTARTSVAVIGTLVSLLLIGLLGSLFIGWASLSGNTDDNTGLIHGLYPDIDMSGLLLAGVIIGSLGVLDDVTVTQTSAVWELHQADPTMSAKKLYRAGIRIGRDHIASVVNTLVLAYAGAALPLLLLFSIAQSSVGTVANSELVAAEIVRTLIGSIGLVASVPVTTALAALVVSADRAGPAAGSGTPALVRSGRGRRRRAKS from the coding sequence GTGACGTCCCCTCATAACGATCCCGAACCGCAGGGTCATCAGCACACGCACTCCCACAGCCACGGACCCGCCGCTCCCGTCTCCGGCCATCTGCGCAAAGTGATCGCCGCCGTGCTGATCCCGTTCGCGGCCGCGGTCGTCGTCGGGCTCGCGGTGCTCTGGCCCGGTGGTGCGCCGGCGCACGAGCGAACCGGCGTCGGATTCGACCGGCAGACCCAGCAGGGAAAGGTGGTGAACATCGACAAGGTCGACTGCAAGGACGTGAACGCCTCCCAGTTGCCCGTCAGCGGCGAGACCGCACCGCCCACGGGCGAGGGGGGCGGCGGGGCCGCTCTCTGCAAGAAGGCGACCGTCGAGATCACGAGCGGACAGGACAAGGGCCGGAAGTTCATCGAGGTCGTCCAGCCCGACGCGCCCCGGCAGCTACGGGACGGACAGGGGGTGGTCGTCGCGTACGCCCCCGACGCTCCCCATGACCTCCAGTACTCCGTGACCGACGTGAACCGGAAGTTCCCGTTGATGCTGCTGGCCGGAATCTTCGCGCTGGTGGTGGTGGCCGTGGGCAGAATGCGCGGGGTGATGGCCCTGGTGGCGCTCGCCCTGTCCTTCGCCGTCCTGACCCTGTTCATCCTTCCGGCCATCCTGCAGGGCTCGAACCCCCTGGTCGTGGCGGTCGTCGGGGCGAGCGCCATCATGCTGATCGCGCTCTACATCTGCCACGGGCTGACGGCCCGCACCTCGGTCGCCGTCATCGGCACCCTGGTCTCACTGCTGCTCATCGGGCTGCTCGGCTCGCTCTTCATCGGCTGGGCGAGTCTGAGCGGGAACACCGACGACAACACCGGCCTCATCCACGGCCTGTATCCGGACATCGACATGAGCGGTCTGCTGCTGGCCGGCGTCATCATCGGTTCCCTGGGGGTGCTCGACGATGTGACGGTCACCCAGACCTCGGCGGTCTGGGAACTGCACCAGGCGGACCCGACGATGAGTGCGAAGAAGCTCTACCGGGCAGGGATCAGGATCGGACGTGACCACATCGCCTCGGTGGTCAACACCCTGGTCCTCGCCTATGCGGGCGCCGCACTTCCCTTGCTGCTGCTGTTCTCGATCGCCCAGAGCAGTGTGGGGACGGTGGCCAACAGCGAACTGGTGGCGGCGGAGATCGTGCGCACACTGATCGGCTCGATCGGGCTGGTCGCCTCGGTGCCGGTGACCACCGCGCTCGCGGCGCTGGTCGTCTCCGCAGACCGCGCCGGGCCCGCCGCGGGTTCCGGAACTCCGGCCCTCGTACGGAGCGGCAGGGGACGCCGTCGTCGGGCGAAGTCCTGA
- the thiC gene encoding phosphomethylpyrimidine synthase ThiC has translation MTTSDTRTPASDQSDEAGKSIGWHKGYVQGSRPDLRVPVRQVHLTNGNDVTLYDTSGPYTDPTTETDVRRGLAPLRENWIIARGDTEEYTGRPGRPEDDGLKHTSPRGGLRNLDAVFPGRPRQPRRSRDGRPVTQLAYARRGEVTPEMEYVAIRENVDPEVVREEIAAGRAVLPANVNHPEIEPMIIGKRFLVKVNANIGNSAVSSSIEEEVDKMTWATKWGADTVMDLSTGRNIHTTREWVLRNSPVPIGTVPLYQALEKVDGRAEELTWEVYKDTVIEQAEQGVDYMTVHAGVRLPYVPLTARRKTGIVSRGGSIMAAWCLAHHKESFLYENFEELCEILASYDVTYSLGDGLRPGSIADANDEAQFAELRTLGELNTIAKRFGVQTMIEGPGHVPMHKIKENIDLQQEICEEAPFYTLGPLTTDVAPAYDHITSGIGAAMIAWWGTAMLCYVTPKEHLGLPNRDDVKTGVITYKIAAHAADLAKGHPGAQEWDDALSDARFEFRWEDQFNLALDPDTAREFHDETLPAEPAKTAHFCSMCGPKFCSMKISQKIRDEHGDGSTAVRTEFDAEALAGMAVKSAEFAARGSRVYLPLTD, from the coding sequence ATGACCACATCGGACACACGCACGCCTGCCTCCGACCAGAGTGACGAGGCCGGGAAGTCCATCGGCTGGCACAAGGGTTATGTCCAGGGCTCACGTCCGGACCTTCGGGTGCCGGTCCGTCAGGTGCACCTCACCAACGGCAACGACGTGACGCTGTACGACACGTCGGGGCCGTACACCGACCCCACCACCGAGACCGACGTCCGCCGCGGACTGGCACCTCTGCGGGAGAACTGGATCATCGCCCGCGGCGACACCGAGGAGTACACGGGACGTCCCGGACGCCCCGAGGACGACGGGCTCAAGCACACCTCACCGCGCGGTGGGCTGCGCAACCTGGACGCGGTCTTCCCCGGCCGCCCCCGCCAGCCGCGACGCAGCCGGGACGGCCGCCCCGTCACCCAGCTCGCGTACGCCCGCCGGGGCGAGGTCACGCCGGAGATGGAGTACGTGGCGATCCGGGAGAACGTCGATCCGGAGGTGGTGCGCGAGGAGATCGCCGCCGGCCGGGCCGTTCTGCCGGCGAACGTGAACCACCCGGAGATCGAGCCGATGATCATCGGCAAGCGGTTCCTGGTGAAGGTGAACGCCAACATCGGCAACTCCGCGGTCTCGTCCTCCATCGAGGAGGAGGTGGACAAGATGACCTGGGCGACCAAGTGGGGCGCCGATACCGTCATGGATCTGTCCACCGGCCGCAACATCCACACCACCCGTGAGTGGGTTCTTCGCAACTCCCCCGTGCCGATCGGCACCGTGCCGCTCTACCAGGCCCTGGAGAAGGTCGACGGCAGGGCGGAGGAGCTGACCTGGGAGGTCTACAAGGACACCGTCATCGAACAGGCCGAGCAGGGCGTCGACTACATGACGGTGCACGCCGGCGTGCGCCTGCCGTACGTACCGCTGACGGCCCGCCGCAAGACCGGCATCGTCTCCCGGGGCGGCTCGATCATGGCGGCGTGGTGCCTCGCGCACCACAAGGAGTCGTTCCTCTACGAGAACTTCGAGGAGCTCTGCGAGATCCTCGCCTCGTACGACGTGACGTACTCGCTGGGCGACGGGCTGCGCCCCGGGTCGATCGCGGACGCCAACGACGAGGCCCAGTTCGCGGAGCTGCGTACGCTCGGCGAACTGAACACGATCGCCAAGCGGTTCGGGGTCCAGACCATGATCGAAGGGCCGGGCCACGTCCCGATGCACAAGATCAAGGAGAACATCGACCTCCAGCAGGAGATCTGCGAGGAGGCGCCGTTCTACACGCTCGGTCCGCTGACGACCGATGTGGCGCCCGCGTACGACCACATCACCTCGGGCATCGGAGCCGCGATGATCGCCTGGTGGGGGACGGCGATGCTCTGCTACGTGACGCCCAAGGAACACCTCGGCCTGCCCAACCGGGACGACGTGAAGACCGGGGTCATCACGTACAAGATCGCGGCCCATGCGGCGGACCTCGCCAAGGGGCACCCGGGGGCGCAGGAATGGGACGACGCACTGTCGGACGCCCGGTTCGAGTTCCGCTGGGAGGACCAGTTCAATCTGGCCCTCGACCCGGACACGGCACGGGAGTTCCACGACGAGACGCTGCCCGCCGAACCGGCGAAGACGGCGCACTTCTGCTCCATGTGCGGTCCCAAGTTCTGCTCGATGAAGATCTCCCAGAAGATCCGTGACGAGCACGGCGACGGGTCCACGGCCGTCCGTACCGAGTTCGACGCGGAGGCGCTGGCCGGGATGGCGGTGAAGTCCGCGGAGTTCGCCGCCCGGGGCAGCCGGGTGTACCTCCCGCTGACGGACTGA